In Thermus antranikianii DSM 12462, one DNA window encodes the following:
- the rimM gene encoding ribosome maturation factor RimM (Essential for efficient processing of 16S rRNA): MRLVEIGRFGAPYALRGGLKFRGEPVVAHLERVYVEGHGWRAVEDLYQVGDDLVVHLAGVSSRELAEPLVGLRVYAEVEELPPLEEGRYYYFALIGLPVYVEGLKVGEVVDILDAGAQDVLVIKGVGERLRDQTERLVPLQAPYVRVEEEGIHVEPIPGLFD, translated from the coding sequence ATGCGCCTGGTGGAAATCGGTCGGTTCGGTGCCCCCTATGCCCTGCGCGGGGGTCTGAAGTTCCGGGGTGAGCCGGTGGTGGCTCACCTGGAGCGGGTCTACGTGGAAGGGCATGGCTGGCGGGCGGTGGAGGATCTCTACCAGGTGGGGGATGACTTGGTGGTTCACCTGGCTGGGGTTTCCAGCCGGGAGCTCGCCGAGCCCTTGGTGGGCCTCCGGGTGTATGCCGAGGTGGAGGAACTTCCCCCCCTCGAGGAGGGCCGGTACTACTACTTTGCCCTTATTGGCCTACCTGTTTACGTGGAGGGCCTTAAGGTGGGGGAGGTGGTGGACATCCTGGACGCGGGAGCCCAGGATGTCCTGGTGATCAAGGGTGTGGGGGAAAGGCTTCGGGACCAGACGGAGCGCCTGGTACCCCTGCAGGCGCCCTACGTGCGGGTGGAGGAGGAGGGCATCCACGTGGAGCCTATCCCCGGCCTCTTTGACTGA
- the sdaAA gene encoding L-serine ammonia-lyase, iron-sulfur-dependent, subunit alpha: MPLTLNDLAALPGRASEAVLREEVEESGLAPEAILDKLRERLGIMRDSIRRGLASDAPSVAGMVGKNAKTLWEAPDPLRDPLLKRVQAYAMAVNEENARMGRIVAAPTAGSAGTLPGALLGVADHLGIPDEELLMPMVLAAGVAKIINRQIYIAGASGGCQAEIGSSAAMAAAAVTELLGGSSEASAHAAALALQNTLGLVCDPVGGFVEVPCVMRNGFYAVHAVSAASMALAGIRSVIPPDEVILAMAGIGRLLPLELKETGLGGLADTPTGRWLAAQALGEASED; this comes from the coding sequence ATGCCGTTGACCCTGAACGATCTCGCCGCCCTTCCCGGCCGGGCGTCGGAGGCTGTGCTCCGCGAGGAGGTGGAGGAAAGCGGACTGGCTCCCGAGGCCATTCTGGATAAGCTTCGGGAGCGCCTTGGCATCATGCGGGATTCCATCCGGAGGGGTCTCGCCTCGGATGCCCCCAGCGTGGCGGGAATGGTGGGGAAGAATGCCAAGACCTTGTGGGAAGCCCCGGATCCCTTGCGGGATCCGCTTTTAAAGCGGGTCCAGGCCTACGCCATGGCGGTCAATGAGGAAAATGCCCGCATGGGCCGGATCGTAGCCGCGCCCACTGCGGGCAGCGCCGGAACGCTTCCCGGGGCCTTACTGGGAGTGGCGGATCACCTGGGCATTCCCGATGAGGAACTCCTCATGCCCATGGTCCTGGCCGCCGGGGTGGCCAAGATCATCAACCGCCAGATCTACATCGCCGGGGCCAGCGGAGGGTGCCAGGCGGAAATCGGTTCCTCGGCCGCCATGGCGGCGGCCGCCGTTACCGAGCTTCTCGGGGGGAGTTCAGAGGCCTCTGCCCATGCGGCGGCCTTGGCCCTGCAGAACACCCTGGGTTTGGTTTGCGATCCCGTGGGGGGGTTTGTGGAGGTCCCCTGCGTGATGCGCAATGGTTTTTACGCGGTGCATGCGGTGAGTGCCGCTTCCATGGCCCTGGCGGGGATAAGGAGCGTGATCCCTCCCGACGAGGTGATCCTGGCCATGGCGGGCATCGGCCGCCTCCTGCCCTTGGAGCTCAAGGAAACAGGCCTGGGGGGGTTGGCGGACACCCCTACGGGGCGTTGGCTTGCCGCCCAGGCCCTGGGGGAGGCTTCCGAGGATTGA
- a CDS encoding response regulator produces the protein MDNPEPSLRVLIADDHPLFRLGLRAGLEGEGLAVVAEAQDGKEALEKTLALNPEAVLLDLRMPGMDGLECTRLLRKAGYPGLIALLTTYQEPALVREAFLAGADAYFSKELSAPELKRRLLRVAQGEEKLKPPDLPNLTMREEEVLRLLAQGLSVKEMAKVLGLSPDTVKDHLESLYGKLLARNRVEALEKARSLGFLAKK, from the coding sequence ATGGATAACCCAGAACCTAGCCTCCGTGTGCTGATTGCCGACGACCACCCCCTCTTCCGGCTGGGCCTGCGGGCAGGCCTCGAGGGGGAAGGGCTCGCGGTGGTGGCCGAGGCCCAGGATGGAAAGGAGGCCTTGGAAAAAACCCTGGCCCTGAACCCGGAAGCGGTCCTCCTGGATCTAAGGATGCCTGGAATGGATGGATTAGAGTGCACCCGCCTGCTCCGGAAGGCAGGGTATCCCGGTCTCATCGCCCTCCTCACCACCTACCAGGAGCCCGCCTTAGTGCGGGAAGCGTTTTTGGCCGGGGCCGACGCCTACTTTTCCAAGGAGCTCTCCGCTCCCGAGCTCAAAAGGCGCCTTCTCCGCGTGGCCCAGGGGGAGGAAAAACTGAAGCCCCCCGACCTGCCCAACCTCACCATGAGGGAGGAGGAAGTCCTCCGCCTCCTGGCCCAGGGGCTTTCCGTGAAGGAAATGGCCAAGGTGCTTGGCCTTTCCCCGGACACGGTGAAGGACCATCTGGAAAGCCTCTACGGCAAGCTTCTGGCCCGAAACCGGGTGGAAGCCCTGGAAAAAGCCAGATCCCTGGGATTCTTGGCGAAGAAATAA
- the rplS gene encoding 50S ribosomal protein L19: protein MNRGALLKVVEAKYTRTDLPEFRPGDTVRVAYRVKEGNRTRVQNFEGIVIKIKRNGYNTSFTVRKVSYGVGVERIFPLNSPLIEKIEIVQRGRARRAKLYFIRELSEKEIRRKLRVDRKRVGQDQERARAAEEEAAAAQDSGQAAIEGEASAE from the coding sequence ATGAACCGAGGAGCGCTGCTTAAAGTAGTGGAGGCTAAGTACACCCGCACCGATCTCCCCGAGTTTCGGCCTGGCGACACCGTGCGGGTGGCTTACCGGGTAAAGGAAGGCAACCGCACCCGGGTGCAGAACTTTGAGGGCATCGTCATCAAGATCAAGCGGAACGGGTACAACACCAGCTTCACCGTGCGCAAGGTGAGCTACGGCGTCGGGGTGGAGCGCATCTTCCCTTTGAACTCCCCCCTCATTGAGAAGATCGAGATCGTCCAGCGGGGCCGGGCCCGGCGGGCCAAGCTCTACTTCATCCGTGAGCTCTCCGAAAAGGAGATCCGCCGCAAGCTCCGCGTCGACCGCAAGCGCGTCGGTCAGGATCAGGAGAGGGCCCGGGCGGCCGAGGAAGAAGCGGCGGCTGCCCAGGATTCTGGTCAGGCGGCCATCGAAGGGGAAGCTTCCGCTGAGTAA
- the trmD gene encoding tRNA (guanosine(37)-N1)-methyltransferase TrmD encodes MRYSILTLFPGLIRPWLSESLLKKAQERGLIQVEVVDLRAYGLGRHRTVDDTPYGGGAGMVIRPDVAVAALEAVLPADEVILLSPAGEPFTQRVAEELAQRDHLVLLSGRYEGFDARVEAFVTRSLSVGDYVLMGGEVAALAVLEATARLIPGVIGDPESHRRDSFVRGLLDHPHYTRPPEFRGLRVPEVLLSGNHPEVDRWRRQEALRKTLAVRPELVREARLGPLEVAWLAEMDREG; translated from the coding sequence ATGCGCTACAGTATCCTCACCCTTTTCCCTGGCCTCATACGCCCCTGGCTTTCGGAATCCCTTCTGAAGAAGGCCCAGGAGCGGGGTCTCATCCAGGTGGAGGTGGTGGACCTCAGGGCCTATGGGTTGGGGCGGCACCGCACCGTGGACGATACTCCCTATGGCGGCGGGGCGGGGATGGTGATCCGTCCGGATGTGGCGGTGGCCGCCTTGGAGGCCGTTCTGCCTGCGGATGAGGTGATCCTCCTTTCCCCGGCGGGGGAACCCTTTACCCAACGGGTGGCGGAGGAGCTCGCCCAAAGGGATCACCTGGTCCTTCTTTCCGGGCGGTACGAGGGGTTTGACGCCCGGGTGGAGGCCTTTGTAACCCGTTCCCTTTCCGTCGGGGACTACGTGCTCATGGGGGGGGAAGTGGCGGCCTTGGCGGTGCTGGAGGCCACCGCCCGGCTTATCCCCGGGGTGATCGGGGATCCGGAAAGCCACCGGAGGGATTCCTTTGTCCGCGGACTCCTGGACCACCCCCACTACACCCGCCCCCCGGAGTTCCGCGGGCTTCGGGTGCCGGAGGTTCTCCTTTCGGGAAACCACCCGGAGGTGGACCGGTGGCGCAGACAGGAAGCGTTGAGGAAGACCCTTGCCGTGAGGCCGGAGCTGGTGCGGGAGGCAAGGCTTGGGCCCCTCGAGGTGGCCTGGCTTGCGGAAATGGACCGCGAGGGCTAG
- a CDS encoding sulfurtransferase → MGYAHPEVLVSTDWVQEHLEDPKVRILEVDEDILLYETGHIPGAQKVDWQRDFWDPVVRDFVDEEGFANLMERLGISNDTTVVLYGDKNNWWAAYAFWFFKYNGHQDVRLMNGGRQKWVEEGRPLTTEVPTYPKGSYRVPYRDESIRAYRDEVLKHILKVKEGKGALVDVRSPEEYRGELTHMPNYPQEGALRAGHIPGAKNVPWAKAVNPDGTFKSAEELRALYEPLGITPDKDVVVYCRIAERSSHSWFVLKYLLGYPHVKNYDGSWTEWGNLVGVPVAKGEE, encoded by the coding sequence ATGGGCTACGCGCATCCCGAGGTTCTGGTGAGCACGGACTGGGTCCAGGAGCACCTCGAGGATCCTAAGGTGAGGATCCTCGAGGTGGACGAGGACATCCTGCTTTACGAAACCGGCCATATTCCCGGGGCACAAAAGGTGGACTGGCAACGGGATTTCTGGGATCCGGTGGTGCGGGACTTTGTGGACGAGGAGGGGTTTGCCAACCTCATGGAAAGGCTTGGGATCTCCAACGATACCACCGTGGTCCTTTACGGGGACAAGAACAACTGGTGGGCCGCCTACGCCTTCTGGTTCTTCAAATATAACGGCCACCAGGACGTGCGCCTCATGAACGGGGGGCGGCAGAAGTGGGTGGAGGAAGGCCGTCCCCTGACCACCGAGGTGCCCACCTACCCCAAGGGCAGCTACCGGGTACCCTACCGGGACGAGTCCATCCGCGCCTATCGGGACGAGGTCCTCAAGCACATCCTCAAGGTTAAAGAGGGCAAGGGCGCCCTGGTGGACGTGCGAAGCCCCGAGGAGTACCGGGGGGAGCTTACCCACATGCCCAACTACCCTCAGGAGGGCGCCCTGCGGGCTGGCCACATCCCGGGGGCCAAAAACGTGCCCTGGGCCAAGGCGGTGAACCCGGACGGCACCTTCAAGTCCGCGGAGGAGCTAAGGGCCCTCTACGAGCCCCTGGGCATTACCCCGGACAAGGACGTGGTGGTCTACTGCCGCATCGCCGAGCGCTCCAGCCACTCCTGGTTTGTCCTCAAGTACCTCCTCGGCTACCCCCACGTGAAGAACTACGACGGCTCCTGGACGGAGTGGGGCAACCTGGTGGGGGTTCCGGTAGCCAAAGGGGAGGAATAG